gtagaagcccttcggATTCTCCTTCACACTGTTTGCTAAATCATCTCATACCTTTTAGCCTCCCTGGTTtccctcttaagtgttctcttgaatttcttatactccgtaggcacctcatttgttcctttttGCCTATACTGTGCACCTCCTTCTTAATCTGGGCCTCAATGCCTTTCGAAAATTAGGATTCTGTAAACCTGctagccttgccttttattctaacaggagcATGCAAGCTGTGTACTAAtaatatttcacttttgagggCCTCCCACTGACGAGCATCCCTTTGCCAGAAACAACCTGTCCCCAGTTACACCTGCCAGAtccttctgataccatcaaaactgacttttctccaagttagaaatccaacctgaggaccagtcctatccttctccataattatagaGATTAGCTTAATatgccacatgtacattgaaacatacattgaaataAGTCTTGAAACTTATGGAATTATGGTCACTAGATCCAACATGTTCACCTatacacacttctgtcacctgccctgtctcgttccctaataggagatccagtatcgcactctctctctagttgacacctctatatattgattaaggaaagtTTCCTGAAGACGTTTGACAAATCTATCCCATCCAGATTTTtatacagtatgggagtcctagtCAATCTGTTGAAAGTTAACTCAccgagatagatagatactttattgattccaaaggagATTACTgtgtcacaatagcattacaagtgcataaATATACAAATATTGGAAGGGAAGTgagaaagaatgaaaaataagttaacaggagggagtcatcacttcccctggctataggttgactcattatcgagcctaatggccaagagtaagaatgacctcatttagcgctctttggagcaacgCAGTTGTCCTGCAATCACAACCttattttttcttgcaactgtctgccATCACTcttcaaatttgctcctctaaattttGCTAACTATTGGGTGGATCTATAATATAATCTCATTAATATGGTGACCCCTTTCtttttcctcagttccacccatatagtTTCCATAGACGAGCCCTCCAGttatttagaatgaagatgaggaatttctttataaAAGGGTgagaaatctttggaattctctcttTTGGAGAGCTGTGAGGCTCAGTAATTTGTGTTCATTCAAAACAGTGGTTGATAGGTTTCTGAATGGAGGTGTAGTGTAAGAAAATGTTCCCTAGGTAGAAGATCTTGAAAGGTGAATCAGGCTTAAAGAGCCAATTGACCTGTGCAGAATCCTACTTTTTATTTCCTCTTAGGTGTTCTGCATCTGTTCGTAAATTTTGGACTTCTGCTTTTGACATTGTCTTTGCGGAAGTCCCAGACTTGACTTAATTAAGTAACCACTTTTTcttaaactgactcacttcttaAAAATTTGGGTATTTTTGATTTTCCTGATTCACTAATTACACAGAAAATTGATGAATCTTTGTCCATGTAACAGAATATGGAACATTACAGTGCACAATGTtctaccaaccttttaacctactctaagatttcTCCGTGTATCTATTAACATGGAGCCCTGAGCTGTTACTTTATGCCCATGAAACAATCCAGGACGCACCTATACTTCATTATAAAGTTCCTCATCTAAGTACTGATATGCTGTAGTATTACTTAAAATTTGCAAAAACCACATACACATGCAACTAGAAGTgcactgctgatctgggatttcatgcataatttttatggttttcatattttaaaaataatgtgGCAGATTTTTTTTGCCTGTATACATTTGCATTTATATTCCAAACATTGAAAAGGCATATATGTCATCTGGGCCAGACATTCTGTCTCCTTGGCTGCAATTGACTCTTCTAACAGTTTTAAGAGACCTCCATGGTTCCAACTGGACAACCATCAAGAAATTTACCAATGCGGAAAGTTTTAGTTGCTTGATTGCCTGTTATACGACACACATGTTTCTCTGGTCCCTAAACTGGCTGTAGCCAATCTGTTCAGGCTCTGTCCAAATTTCTCATCTCACCAAGTTACTGTTGACCCATTTCAATTTGTATTAGCATTCACTAATccttcttttgaattagttttgttaaacaaaatatttttatattttgcacTTTATGATCCCCTTTCTTTTTGATCTTGTCTATTTTTATGTTTGGAAAAAGATGTATTCCCATGATAGATATTTGTACAATGGATTTATTTCTTTATATAGTTATGGGTTTTTTTTAGTAACAGAAATTAAAAACAAGAAAGCCAAGGTGCTTTGAATACACTGACTAGTATTTATTTGGTCCAGTGATTGAAATGATCCTAAAAGGTGGTAATGTATATAAATTTTCATATATTACGGTacagaagtcttgggcacatatacagtatatagctagggtgcctaagacttttgcacagtactgtatttatcaacatggagtagagagcaagtttgtaacctggcaggaacaaaggatgttgggaatggcgaggatggagtgtcacgggaggggtgtgggatggtTGGCAGAGGAGAGCCGGGGGGAGGGGTGGCCTATGGAAGAGATTTGGATGTTCAAAACAATTTCCAAATGTTATTTTGAGAAGTAAGCTCAAATTATCAGATCTAACAAATTATTTTATAGGAGATCATACAAGAATATACCATTTATTTGTTTCTTATTCCAGGAAACTTGATAAGAACGATAATGCAACCTGCCATTGAAATATTAGAAAAAAGACAGAGGGAAATTGACCAAGAAGCTCCAAGAACTGGTGGTGATGCTTTGCTGCCATCCAGCACACTTGTGCCTGTCACTCCAGAAAAGAGAAAGCACTTTAATGCAATCGTTTCCGAGAACCTTTCCTCAAAAAGGATTAAGTGTGCGTTGTGGGAAAAATCAGAGGAGAGAACTTTGGATCCAGATTTATCATTTTTGATTATTAAAGATAAAAATGGAACTGATCAACTCTTTGTGGATCTTGGTAAGTTATTTTTCCCCTCATTTTGAACTGCATATGCAAATAAGAGGATTCTGCTTGTATGAGAATTGTATTGTTCAGTTAGCTTGCTAGCTTTTGTCGTTTCACTGTTGAACTTGGAGATAGATTGTGCTTTTCCTGGCAGTAATTGAACAGAAAGTTAATGAGCCTCTCGACTACAGATGTCATTTTAATACTGAAAATGGTAAATACTCAAAACAGTAAATTTCAGAAACATAGCATGTGTAACAAAAAATTGGGAGAGGGAGACACTTGTTATATTTGTAAATATGATTGCATTTTACACACTTTGAACAACAATTTAATGGTGGCTTGTTACTCAAATTAAGAATATGGGGTGAATTTTGTCATTCATCATAAGTGTAGTTGTAAGATTGTTGCTTATTAGATTTAATCGACAAGTACAGCTAGTGGATGATCACTACTATTTTGAAGTCAATGACTAAAGACTAATTTCAACCCCCATCTCTATCTTAGTTGTTAATTtttttcacagtaaatgcaatACGACTTGTTTTTTTTAAGGTGTGTACACAAGGAACAGAAACTTTCGACTCTATGGATCATCCAAGCTGGGAAAGAACACTTCGTTTCGAGTTGCTGAAGACAATCAGTTTACTCCCAAGCCTCAAGATCATGCTTCTAAAGAGGAGCTATATTTTCTGAGCTCTCTAGTCAGCAATGTTAGGTAAAACATTTATAAATTTCAGTACTGCTTTAGAAAGAAAGTGGTGAGGAAACTTCATAATATGTATCATATCTTGTGATTACTTGTTACTTTTGAACATGAATATATTGATGATTGAATTCTTTTTGAGTTTGGTTCTGAGTATTTGTTTTATTTGGTTAGAAACTAGGAATTTTATAAGAAATAAATAGGGGTTCTTTTGACACACTGGCTAGTCATTTACTCTTGTCTAGGACTAAAATAGTCATTCTAGTTGTTGGATGTGTGCATGATTGCTGCTCTCTTTGTATGTTTAACTGCAGCAAGTCATTGTATGTAAGCAGCTTTGGGATTCCAGAAAGTATAGTATAATTTTAATAAAAATTCTATGTTTTACTATAACTATTCTTTATATATTCCCATCATGAAGCAATTTTATCATAATGGAAttttaataaaatattaaaaCTAATTCGATTTCAGACTTCAAACTCTGCCCTAGCTTCTTGTCTTACAAAATTTCATTGACTTCTTTATATTTGTTTTGATGCACATTCAATAATGCTACTTTTAAATTACTTTTGTTTAAaaatattattatattttatcagaagcaggtttattattactgacatatgtcgtgaaatttgttctgcagcagtacagtgcaatatattaaaATACTAGtaagttacaacaggaaatataaaaaattaagtagtgcaaaaagagtgaAATAGTGAGATAGTATACATTGATACATTTTATCATCATTTAGATCTTGTCTATTTTTTAATTTTGGAAAATATATTTTCCCATAATAGAAACTTACAATTTgcattattgatttttttttcatataaTTGTGGGTTTTTGTAATAGTAGGAAAAACCAAGATTCTATGAATGTACTAATATTTATTAATCTGGTGGAGTGATTTTGATTATCTTAAAAAGTGGTTAAATTTTAAATGTTCCTTTTTAAATTTGCCCTTGGCTTATGCAACATGTAAAATGTTAGATACTGATAGACTAAATTTAACAGCAGAGTTTACAAATCTGCATGATCAACATACTATAATATTTCAGATTCTTTGATGGCTTGACCATTTTGACCTGTGATAGCCCAGATGTGAAGAAATCAAAAGAACAGCACATTCAAGATGACTCGTATCATTTTGTATCAGGTATTTGGCTACCGAATAATGTTTGCACATTGTTGACTTAGCTTGTCAAAGTAGAAATATAATCTACATCTTCATAGGTATTTGTAAAGCTAATTAAATTATAAGCACAAATTGTTCCATTTCTACCTACCAATGCACTGCACATATTTAGCTGCTGTTGTTCCATCCTGATTTCTTGAAATTCAGCATCGTTATCTTGTTGATGTTTGGctttggtgggtgggtgggaaataGCGAGTATTGCCATACCTCCAGTTTTTGGTGCATCAGTTAGTGCTGTGTATAtacaacatagaatattacaacaCCGTTCTGtgttatatatactgtatgtatatagTTGTGTTAATTTTGCAGTTTGAGTCCTTGGTTAAAAACAATCTTAGTTGCATATCCAGAATAAAGAAGAGGAAGAATTAAAGGATTTCAAGTCCTTACATCTGCCAATATGATCATGTCTTAAAAAAATTTATGGATTAAGCTAATAAGATGTGTGGGAATAAACAAAGTAATATAGGAAATTAGAAATAAAGTACAAAATCAAAATGGCCAAACAAATATCTTGTGCAGCATCACTTCCATTCTTAGTAGAGGCCTGGAGTGCGGTTGAGTAGTTTCTGAGTGTATAACTGGGATGTCCATAGCTCAAAAATCACACTGAGCTAAAAGAGGATTTGAAGGAGAAAAGCAAATGGAGTGCATGAATAGTAAAGAAGTAAAGAATTAAATCTTCTTTCTGAATCTATTTGGAATTGATTCCATAGCTGCATTTGATTCTTGTTATATCCTTGTTAGCTCCAAGCCAGTGCAATAAATAGTGATTCTGCTAAAAATGTGGAAGCGCGATCATATTATTCCACTTGTGCTTTTAATATTTAGGATAACTGGCATGTCAACATGATAAAGTAGTGGAAGTTCACTGAAATATAGATCTCCCAATATGCCACATCTATTCTAACCTGAAAAGTGATGATGTTCTTGGCATGCCTGGCATTAGAGACAACTTGCTGATCAAAAGCTCTTGAAGTAACATTAACTCTGTATATTAGGGATCTATCTTTGCATACTAACTTCCATTATTTCTTTTGAAATGGCAATATTAAATGTTCAATCTTTACCCTGTGTGTAATTTCATATGAAAATAACTGAGGCTGAATTATGTTCTCCAGAGACAATGGGCGGTTACCACTGCTCACCATATCCAGAGATTGACAATTTTATCACTAGTCAAGTAAACAAGGGAGGCGTACAAGGTGGTAAGTTTTTATTGCATTGGACATCATTATGACATTTGATTTAATCTCTTAATAATTTTATCATATGTTgtacttttaaaaaatatttattctCCTCAGTCTTGCGGCGATGGAATTATTTCTCCTCTGAAGAATTGATTGTTTATGATATCAGCAAAAACCACTGGTGCGAGAACATTGGTAGAGCACATAAAAGCAACAATATTATGTAAGTTTAATTCATGTAAATGTTAAATTATCAAAGCAGAAGCCCCTCCAAACAAGAGACATGTTTTAATTCAGTGTGCAAAATGTCATTCAACCCCACCAGATTAGGTGCGTGTAGTGAGCAAGTGAATGACATATAGCAGATTTGATTCCCGGTCTGGCCtccgtatatcggtgagacccaacgtagatttgGTGACTGCTTTGGCGGGTACCTAACCTctctctgccagaaaaagcagggtctcccagtggcaacccactttaattccacttcactttcccatttcgacatgtcagtccatggccatctttactgccacgatgaggccacactcaggttggaggagcaacaccttgtattccatctgggtgacttccaacctgatggcatctaCATTGATTTCTTGACTTTTTGGTAatacccccccaccccatcactattccccattcccctctctcaccttgtcttgttacctgcccatcaccatcctctggtcctccttcttccatggccttctatcctctttttatcagatttccccttctccagccctttatctctttcatcaatcgacttcccagctctttacttcatccctcttctccctcccatggttttacctatcacctactgccttgtatttcttcctccccccacGCCCCACCTTCTAACTGACTTCCCATCTTTTTTTCTCAAGTTCTGATTAAGGGCCTGggaccgaaacgtcaactgtttactctttttcatagatgctgcttggcctgctgagctcctccagcattttgtgtgtgttgcttggatttccagcatctgcagattttctcttgtttgtgaatattATGATAGAGATCAGTTGTATACCAAATCTTAGTCGGTGGTGCCTGGGACTCACATAGATGTATAGATAACCATAAAAGGTAGCTCTCATTGCCATTGGTCAGATGATTAACAACACATCATTGAGATGGGAAAAAAAGTGGACAGGAAAGaaggggaaaaataaagaaaatattaCAACTACTTAATCTTGGGCTAACATCCTAAAATGTCTTATTTTGGCAATTATGCATTTTATGATTTCTTGAATGTCATACACAACCTGGTGTAGTTTACCTAGGGTAATAAGGCTAGAACACATATCTGTGTTTACATGGAGAATCCAAAATACCTCATTGCAGAAAGTTAGGCCACAGAATGGGACCATTAGACCTATCATATTGAGAAAGACCTACCTAGTCTAATCCTACAATCCAGCAATTGGTCTTTGGGCCTGCAGTTCAAGGCTCTTCAGGCACACAATTAAGTactgtatgaacatagaattctccaacttccggtaattccctccccctctcttcccctatccctatgtcactctgctccctcccccagctgcctaccacctccctcttggttccacctccttctactacccattgtgttttcccctattctttcttcacctttcctgcctatcacctccctgcctcccttcccccacccctttatctttccccctactggtttttcacctggaacctaccagccttctccttcccaccctccccccaccttctttatagggcctctgccccttccccctacagtcctgacgaagggttccggcccgaaacgtcaactgatcatttccacggacgctgcccaacctgctgagttcctccagcgtgttgtgagtgttgcattaAGTACTGTATACAAGTGATGAGGTTTTTTGCCATAAACACCCTTTCAGAGTGCAGGTTCCAGACCCCTACTACCATCTGCTTGTGATTTCATTTCCTCAGGTCTTCACTAATCCTGACAATTATTTTGAATCTGTATCGTCTGACTTTTAATTTCTTAACCAAGGTAAATAGGTCCCTCTTAACACGAGTTGTAAACCTCATTTTAAACACCATTCAAGTCtctctttatttttctgtttcaTAGTAAACAAACCCAATTTTTAGACATAGCTACAATTTTCAGTCGTGGCAtggtctttgtaaatctcctttacacTCTCATCAGTaggaccacatccttcctgcaatgccAATAACCAGAGCTATATGCTAAAATCAAACTGTGGCCTAACTAGTATTGCACTGGATTAAAGCCAACCCAAGCCCAGGAGAACTTTATCGCATCTGTCAGGTGTAGCTCAGTTGGcattgttacgtaaccggcaacaatgaatatcaatcgagacaggttatataaaaacagccaaatatttattaaacacggataaacaataaaaaaaaacaaacgaaaaccttaaccggaagttaaccgctatgcagccgttcaacaaatcgtcacccggcactggttcttaaagcgttaaatgccaaaacagttcttaaagcggtaaagtcagatatagttcttaaaatggtaaatttgaaagtccaacggATTTATACGTttaattgggagagacttctcaggagaaggatttcttcatagatgcaactttcctgttggttctgtccaaaggattcacgatacAGGTTTAAAagaactgaccttaaattctacagagcaccttgcatgaactacctttctcttttggcaagagttatcttcgatgcaggtcgctactccttcaacgaagactcaacaAGGTTGACcttttgttaaactgccgaacgacaccaacttctctcgatccttcgggtcctgtaatttgataaagtcttcactctccagtactgctggaaaaaggtatatcaacacatctagcaaaaattgccagtccagcactattgtaccttgcaacagaacgtaacactccgttttaaaaatgaaactgtcataaaaacaaatacgcaacagaaacggagacacattAACGTtccagctggaaaactaaaaactaactgcgtcatctgaattcttcccttatatacccgtggtgcatatgtcatcacgtgacctcacatcggcgggaaaattacatcggGTGACCTCCAAACGactattacatcattctcacaaaaaaaatcacaagatcTCGAGGTATGTAACAGCATAATAAGAAAAAATATAAGATCCTGGTCTTGAATCAGCATCCACTCACTCTTTATAAATAAGTGTGCTAAAGCTTAAGGGTTGTGTTCCAAGTTTAAAAGATGCTCATACAGAATCAGGGGAAAATGCAGACTGCATTCACAAGCCAAAACAGGATTCGTGGCAAGCAATGGATTGGGTAGCAAAAATGCTATCAGTCCTCAAGCTTGGGTTAGGTTTTAATTTTGTATGTGAACTGATCTCCACTTGGAGTTACTCAGAGGAAATGGCATAAAATGTGTTTTGTTTTACCCACAACCATTAGAAGTAAAAACTGCAATAGACCATTTAACCCCTGAACTCCACTCTGACATTAAGTAGGATCATGTTTGAGTCAACATTCCTCAAGATCCATTCAAACCAACTGCTTTTTctacccaaagcaacacacacaaaatgctgaaggaactcagcagtccaggcagcgtctatggaaaagagtaaacagtcgatgttttcagGCCTTCTTCATgactcctgataaagggtctcagcctgaatcatcaactgtttactcttttccatagatgctgcttggcctgctgagttcttccagcattttgtgtgttgccctgCTTCTTCTTACCTAAATCATTCAGTTTAACACTCTGTTCCCTTTTCCCTCATAGGCTCATCCAACTTTTctctatttattcatttcagcTGTTCCCCATGACATTTGAGTTGCACACTTCACTCTTTTGGTTAAAGTTTCTCGGTGACGGCTATGTAGAGTGGATCTCTCTGGCATTAGCAACCCATGCTGCAACTTTTAATGACTAGTTTCTCTTCCTTGCCTGTGCATGCACTTGTACTAGCTCACATTTAAGATTTAAAACAAATGCTGGGATATTCAACAGGCCTGCAACActaatggagagagaaacagcgaATGTTTCAAATTGATGATCTTTATTAGGATCTCAACATCCTCAAGTCCAATTTACTGGATTGGACTTCATTTTCCAATTATTTGCTCTTTCTGCATCAGTTAAAATCCATTTTTAATTTGTTGCCATTCCTGGTATTGAGTATTATTCCCAATGTGATGACTTGGTATGATCCACATTTTAGAAATCCGGGCGGCAttgtagagtagtggttagcacattgctTCACAGAACAGGCAACCCAGTTCAGTTCTTGCCACTGCTTGtagagtttgtctgttctccccttgaccacgtgggtttctgccagctgctccagtttcctcccacagtccaaagacctactgcttgttaggttaattggttattgtaaattgtcccatcattgggctaggattaaattgggaatcgctgggtggtgtggctcaaagggtcggaagtatgctgtatctcaacaaataaaataaattgcatTTAATTCCAGGGTTTTAATTTTTAGAGGGTGTATAATTTTATGGTTATTGGAcgtaagttggggggggggaatgcagaGTTAGTTAtattatgcagagtggtgagttcaTGGAACGTGctcccaggggtggtggtagaggtagataaattagggatatttaagaaactcttagataagcacatggatgttaGGAAAATGAAGGACTATGCAAGAGGAAAGGGTAAGATTAATCTTACAGCGGTTataaggttgacacaacattgtaggttgaatggcctgtactgttctatgtgaaCTGAGAATCAGTCTCCCTTTGCAAGAAACTTCCATTCTACAATCCTTCCAAATTAACTAATTTTCTTAATTTCCCTTTTCCTATGCAGGATTGACTGAAAAATAAAGtctgtttctttccacagatattgCCGTGGCCTGTTTAagttattccagcattttctatttttatttgaaATTTCCAACAACTACAGCTTGTTGATTCTCTATTCATTCTGATTCTTATCCCAATTCCGTGTTCTCTAGCCTTTGTCTCTGATAGGGAAGCCTACAGAAGCTATTtgaaaacacacacattccattTATTCATTACCATTTTCTATTGTTACCTGCTCATAAAAACAAGTAACATTGATCAAGCAAGACTTTCCTTTTTTAAATCTCTGCTGACTGTTCGTTGTTATTCTTTTCACGTCTCTATGTTCCATTTGGGAGGTATTCCATTCCATTTCTTACAACCAGCATTCAGATGACTGGTTCATAGTTCTTTGGATACTCTATCTTCAACTGTAGATATTGTGGTAACTAACAACTCTCTGGCATTATGTCCCTTTCTAATAAATAATTGAAGATGTATAGTAATGCGTCAAAGGAATTCTCTCTGATTTATTTGAACAGTTGTATGCAGTTCTAATGTTCTGGCAGCAAAATCTCAACAAATTCTTACTTTCTGAAGTCTCATATCTTCTAGGATTGTAGTTGATTTGAAGAGAGAAATATGGTATCAGAAATGTTATGATCCTGTATGCCGAGCTCAAAGATTCAGGTCTGAAAGTAAGAACAAATCTTATTTTGTAAACCTTTTAATGATTTATTACCAAAGCTCGTAGGCCTGTTGCAAATTAATTTACAGTGAATTCTTTTGGATTCAAGGTTACCCATTACCCTGTGAATGCTGTTTGGATTTTCTCATTGATATGGTATGTATTGAAACAATGGATTAATGGCAACACCAAAGATTAATCTAACATGAAAGTTATTTTCTCCTGTAATAATCATGCATTTCCTATTAAACTGCAGATTAATCAAACATATTTCTATGCTTCAGAGTATAATCAGTTCTATTTGCATGCAACTTACAAAATGTGAATGTGCAAAGTTAGCCATATTTCTGCAAGCATCTTTCAGGAAT
The DNA window shown above is from Mobula birostris isolate sMobBir1 chromosome 5, sMobBir1.hap1, whole genome shotgun sequence and carries:
- the primpol gene encoding DNA-directed primase/polymerase protein isoform X6; the protein is MYNIPCSVKDVLNLDSSTHEKFSRHLVFHLPNVAFRNNIHVGNLIRTIMQPAIEILEKRQREIDQEAPRTGGDALLPSSTLVPVTPEKRKHFNAIVSENLSSKRIKCALWEKSEERTLDPDLSFLIIKDKNGTDQLFVDLGVYTRNRNFRLYGSSKLGKNTSFRVAEDNQFTPKPQDHASKEELYFLSSLVSNVRFFDGLTILTCDSPDVKKSKEQHIQDDSYHFVSETMGGYHCSPYPEIDNFITSQVNKGGVQGVLRRWNYFSSEELIVYDISKNHWCENIGRAHKSNNIMIVVDLKREIWYQKCYDPVCRAQRFRSESYPLPCECCLDFLIDMDNELVFTMDEDGNIEPSQNKTYASQNPILVENTDTGFDNIDDAMLLEAAEDTEFIAELNSELSSEELSDNDLLAAVEELEGSGTVHNSDLMETDVRARRNTWQTSEKPALLPLLLCGNWNLRS
- the primpol gene encoding DNA-directed primase/polymerase protein isoform X3; the protein is MKKNWQERVKNVEHLASSYQKHPINLAYKPKLSKPWQPSSIWKLFYRQHQAFNFSKSCKADVHVFALEDENKKDPRLGQRIYLVTTYTELWFYYRNYRKSLMHCYEVIPEGAVCHLYFDLEFSKQTNPERDGKQMVTKLIQYVCQKLGEMYNIPCSVKDVLNLDSSTHEKFSRHLVFHLPNVAFRNNIHVGNLIRTIMQPAIEILEKRQREIDQEAPRTGGDALLPSSTLVPVTPEKRKHFNAIVSENLSSKRIKCALWEKSEERTLDPDLSFLIIKDKNGTDQLFVDLGVYTRNRNFRLYGSSKLGKNTSFRVAEDNQFTPKPQDHASKEELYFLSSLVSNVRFFDGLTILTCDSPDVKKSKEQHIQDDSYHFVSETMGGYHCSPYPEIDNFITSQVNKGGVQGVLRRWNYFSSEELIVYDISKNHWCENIGRAHKSNNIMIVVDLKREIWYQKCYDPVCRAQRFRSESYPLPCECCLDFLIDMDNELVFTMDEDGNIEPSQNKTYASQNPILVENTDTGFDNIDDAMLLEAAEDTEFIAELNSELSSEELSDNDLLAAVEELEGSVV
- the primpol gene encoding DNA-directed primase/polymerase protein isoform X4, whose amino-acid sequence is MHCYEVIPEGAVCHLYFDLEFSKQTNPERDGKQMVTKLIQYVCQKLGEMYNIPCSVKDVLNLDSSTHEKFSRHLVFHLPNVAFRNNIHVGNLIRTIMQPAIEILEKRQREIDQEAPRTGGDALLPSSTLVPVTPEKRKHFNAIVSENLSSKRIKCALWEKSEERTLDPDLSFLIIKDKNGTDQLFVDLGVYTRNRNFRLYGSSKLGKNTSFRVAEDNQFTPKPQDHASKEELYFLSSLVSNVRFFDGLTILTCDSPDVKKSKEQHIQDDSYHFVSETMGGYHCSPYPEIDNFITSQVNKGGVQGVLRRWNYFSSEELIVYDISKNHWCENIGRAHKSNNIMIVVDLKREIWYQKCYDPVCRAQRFRSESYPLPCECCLDFLIDMDNELVFTMDEDGNIEPSQNKTYASQNPILVENTDTGFDNIDDAMLLEAAEDTEFIAELNSELSSEELSDNDLLAAVEELEGSGTVHNSDLMETDVRARRNTWQTSEKPALLPLLLCGNWNLRS
- the primpol gene encoding DNA-directed primase/polymerase protein isoform X2, translating into MKKNWQERVKNVEHLASSYQKHPINLAYKPKLSKPWQPSSIWKLFYRQHQAFNFSKSCKADVHVFALEDENKKDPRLGQRIYLVTTYTELWFYYRNYRKSLMHCYEVIPEGAVCHLYFDLEFSKQTNPERDGKQMVTKLIQYVCQKLGEMYNIPCSVKDVLNLDSSTHEKFSRHLVFHLPNVAFRNNIHVGNLIRTIMQPAIEILEKRQREIDQEAPRTGGDALLPSSTLVPVTPEKRKHFNAIVSENLSSKRIKCALWEKSEERTLDPDLSFLIIKDKNGTDQLFVDLGVYTRNRNFRLYGSSKLGKNTSFRVAEDNQFTPKPQDHASKEELYFLSSLVSNVRFFDGLTILTCDSPDVKKSKEQHIQDDSYHFVSETMGGYHCSPYPEIDNFITSQVNKGGVQGVLRRWNYFSSEELIVYDISKNHWCENIGRAHKSNNIMIVVDLKREIWYQKCYDPVCRAQRFRSESYPLPCECCLDFLIDMDNELVFTMDEDGNIEPSQNKTYASQNPILVENTDTGFDNIDDAMLLEAAEDTEFIAELNSELSSEELSDNDLLAAVEELEGSVSIETK
- the primpol gene encoding DNA-directed primase/polymerase protein isoform X5 translates to MKKNWQERVKNVEHLASSYQKHPINLAYKPKLSKPWQPSSIWKLFYRQHQAFNFSKSCKADVHVFALEDENKKDPRLGQRIYLVTTYTELWFYYRNYRKSLMHCYEVIPEGAVCHLYFDLEFSKQTNPERDGKQMVTKLIQYVCQKLGEMYNIPCSVKDVLNLDSSTHEKFSRHLVFHLPNVAFRNNIHVGNLIRTIMQPAIEILEKRQREIDQEAPRTGGDALLPSSTLVPVTPEKRKHFNAIVSENLSSKRIKCALWEKSEERTLDPDLSFLIIKDKNGTDQLFVDLGVYTRNRNFRLYGSSKLGKNTSFRVAEDNQFTPKPQDHASKEELYFLSSLVSNVRFFDGLTILTCDSPDVKKSKEQHIQDDSYHFVSETMGGYHCSPYPEIDNFITSQVNKGGVQGVLRRWNYFSSEELIVYDISKNHWCENIGRAHKSNNIMIHDTGLKELTLNSTEHLA